One Pseudomonas syringae CC1557 genomic window, GAATTGGCAGATACGTGCCCAGGTTTTCAACCAGCACCAATACCGTTGTCATGTACGCTCCCATTCGATCCGTAAAATACTGACAGTAACGCGAGTCGACGCGCTTGTGCAGCGCCAATGGCGCTCGCTTTAAAAAAAGCCCCCACGATAAGGCCAGTCGTTCATAAAGTGGACGCATTTGCCGGACAGACTAAGACTCAAACGACCTCGACAACACAATAGTGCGTTATCGTTGCTCGCATCGACGCGACCAGTGGCACTCTCGGCTGGCGCAACCGAACGCACTCTGCAAACAAGGAACCACCCGCCCATGCAAGGATTTTCCACCACGCTGTTAAAACGCACGCTCTTGGCCGCAGCTGTCATGTCGAGCTTGATGTTGTCATCGGGCATGGCATCGGCAGCGGAAGCGCCGGGCAAGCTGTTGAGCGAGAAATACGGCCTGCCATGGCCTGCCGTAATCGCCCATCGCGGCGCCTCGTTCGATGCCCCGGAAGAGACCATCCCGGCATACACCGTGGCGCGGGATCTGGGCGCGGACTATCTGGAAATGGACATCCAGCGCACCAGGGATGGCGTGCTGATTGCGCTGCACGATGACGTGCTGGAGCGCACGACCAACATCGCTCAAGTGTTCCCGACACGGGTCAAGGACCCGGTCAGTTCCTTTACTCTGGCAGAGCTCAAGCAGCTGGACGCAGGCTCATGGTTCAACAAGGCCTACCCGGACCGGGCCCGCGCCAGCTACGCCGGGTTACAAATCCTCACGCTCGACGAAGTCATCGACATCGCTGAGGGCGGCGCCAACAAACCGGGGCTGTACATCGAAACCAAGGTGCCGAACAAGTTTCCGGGTGTCGAAGCCGACCTGAAGAAGGCACTGGCCAAGCGCGGCTGGCTGACCGAACGCCCAGCCGCCGCAGCGGGACACGTCAACGTCGCGCATATGCCCGGGCGTGTGGTCTTGCAGACCTTCGAGAAACAAAGCCTGGAACTGCTGCAGAAAGAAATGCCGAACGTGCCCAAGGTCATGCTGTTGTGGATTGGCGAAGGCTCGATCGAGCCCAAATCCAGCGTCGCGTTCAAGGATTCCGGCTTCAAGGATAAAGCCAGCTATTACGGGGCGCAGGAAGTCAAATCCCCGGAGGAATTCGCGCAGTGGATTGACTGGGCAAAAGCCCACGGGGCCATCGGCACCGGCCCTTCGTCAAAACTGGCGCAAGGCGGCGACCAGAGCTACATGGACCTGGTCAAGCCCTGGATGAACAACCTGACGCATGAAAAAGGCATGGTGATCCACCCTTATACCGTGGACGACGAAGCCGACTTCAAGCGGATCAGCAAAGACGGTGCCGACGGTTTCTTCACCAACCGTACCGCCGAACTGTTGAAGTTCTACGGCCGGCCAGCCAAAGAAAGCATCGACGCGATTCTGAAGCGTAACGGCTACTGACCGAATGACAGGCCGCATCCCGCGATGCGGCCTGTTATCGATTCATCAGAAATCGATGGTGCCCGACAGTTTCAAAGTGCGTGGCTCACCCTGAGTCAGGTAGCCGCCATTGGCTGATGCCCAGTAGTCCTTGTTCATCAGGTTCTCGACGTTGGCACGCAGGGTGACGTCCTTCTGCGCAACGTTGAAGGTGTACCGTGCGCCCAGATCGAAGCGGTTCCAGGTCGGAATGCTCAACTCGTTGGCGGCGTCGACGTACTGCCCACCTGTACGCAGCATGCGCGCGCTGACCGCAGCGCCCGCGATGCCAGGCACGTCCCAATCGGCACCTGCGTTGAACTGGAAGGTCGGCACGCCGATGGCCCGGTTGCCGTCGTTGCTGCCGCCCGAGGTGCCGCTCACCTCGGTGTCCATCAGGGTCAAACCGGCCAGCAGGCGCAGGCCGCTGACAGGCTCGCCAAAGACGTTCATCTCCACGCCACGGTTACGCTGCTGACCATCGCGGACATAACGAGAATCGGTGCCTTCCAGCACCTGGTAGCCGTCAGCCGGTTGCTCGATGCGGTACACGCCCAGGCTCGCGCCAAACGTGCCCATGTCCAGCTTCACGCCCGCCTCTAGCTGCTTTGAACGCGATGGAGGGAAAACCTCACCGGGGTTGACAGTCACTGTATCGGGAGCCGTCGGCCCTTGCGCCAGACCTTCGATGCGGTTGGCGTAGAACGACACATGCTGCCAAGGCTTGAACACCACCCCATAGACCGGCGTCGTGATCGCCTCGTCATACAGGGCATTGCGCGGGCCACTGCCGTATTGATAACCCTGCACACGCAATTGCTGACGACGCAGGCCTGCGGTCAACAGCAGTCGATCATCGAAGAAACCCAGCGTGTCGGAAAACGCGACACTGCGCATACGGCTCTTGCCAACGATGCCGGGGTCATTCAGGTCGCCTGCGGTGAAACTGTCGAGTGCCGGACGCTCCTGCGAAACAGGGTCGTAAAGGTTGTTGCTGGAGGTGCCGCCGAAGAGATACGCACTGCGCTGCTCGGTCCAGATCCCGGACAGCCCGAAGTTGACCTTGTGGCTGACCGCGCCAGTCTGCAACTTGCCATTGATACCGGCCATGGCCGTCTTGTTGTCTTCGCCGTGCGGGATGAAAGACGGTGCGGCCGTGGTGTTACCTGCGGCATCGTGGACGGTCGGCGAGCCATAAACGCCCACCTCGCGCGTGTGCTTCGCGCCCACTGCGGCATACAGCGTCCAGTCTTCGTTGAGGTCGTACTCGGCACGGCTCATGCCGAAGGTGTCTTCGGTTTCGGTCCAGGTCCAGTTCGGGGCGTAATTGGTATCCGAGTCCGGAGCGTGCGGCACGCTGGTCAGGGCGCTGTCGACAAACACCGTGTTGCGGCTCTGATTGATACGTTGTTTCTGGTAAGCGAAGTCGCCGGAGATGCGGAAGTTATCACCCCGATAATCAAGCCCCAGGGCGAACAGCTTGCTGCGATGCTCTTCGTCCTCGACCCCGGTTTCGCCTTCGCGCTGAGACAGGTTCAGCCGTGCGCCGAAACGGTTGTCTTCGCCGAAACGCTGACCGAGGTCCAGGTGCTCGCCGACCCGGCCGTCGCTGCTGATGTCGGTGCTGAAACGACGCGTCGGTGTGTCCTGGGCACGCTTGGGCTGCAGGTTGACGCCACCGCCGATGCCCGAGCCGGTTGGCGTTACGCCGTTGATGAACGCATTTGGCCCTTTGAACACCTCAACCCGTTCCAGCGCGTCGGTGGATATGAGCTGACGTGGCAGTACGCCGTACAGGCCGTTGTAGGAAATATCATCGGTGGTCAGTTTGAAGCCGCGAATCACGAATACTTTCGAGGCGTTGGCATAACCGGATGACTGGCGCACCGATGAATCATTGAACAGTACATCGCCGACGTCTTCGGCCTGCTGATCTTCGATCAGTTGCTCGGTGTAGCTGGTCATGGTGAACGGCACGTCCATGATGTCGGCATTCCCCAGAACGCCGAGCTGTCCGCCACGTGCCACTTGCCCGCCTGCATAGACGGGTGGAAGGGCATGCGGGTCGGCCTTGTCGGCACTGATATCGGTCTCTCCCAGCACCATCGGGCCGTCCTGCTGGCTGGCAGCAGCGGTAGCGGCCCAGGCCGGAGAACCAATGGAACAGCAAAACGCGAGCAACGTGAGGCGCATCGGAAACGATGGGGTGTGCATGAAGAGATCCTGCTAACGGGGTAAGCGAGATCGGATGAGACCTTCCTGGAGATGACCGACTCAGTGGATGCGAAATGCTATCAGATGTTACTGGGAATGGTTATCGTTTATTTTTCTGCGAGATGTTACAGCGTGGAACTTGCGACTATTCTCGCTCCCACGCTTTTACGGCCATAAGCCTGAGAACCCGATTTTTCGGGCTCTTCAAGACTTGTGTATAACGATGAGTGCTTTGCGTGGCGATGCATTTCGTGACGTTCCGCGTCACAGAGTTCTGCGATATCAGGGAGATTCAGGTTCGACTCAGGTCACCTTTTCGCCCCTCGGCGACTCACTTTGAAAGGGCCAAAGTGAGCAAAGCCCCTGGCTCCGTTTCCGGCCCGACTTCGTCGGGTTCCTTCGTCCTGCCCCTGATCCGGGGGTCGCCGCAACGGGCCATCCATGGCCCGGTGCGGCTAACTCGGCGTCCTTGCCGAGTTACCCCCGGATCAGGGTCAGGACTCAGCCGTCACTTACGTCGCAATCGGTGTCGTCAGGGCTATCGCGATCGAAAAAGCAAATCTAAAGCACATCTAAAGCGCATCTAGAGCAGTGGCTTCAGGCGAAACATGACGTTTTGACGTGACGGGGATTTGGGAGGCGGAACGTCGTGCACTGCCTGTCGATGCACAGTGGCATGGGGGTTGAGCATTTGTTTGGCGCGATAAGCACCCACCCGGCAATGCTTTGAAACAGGTCGGCGACAGCCACCTGCCCCCTACTCTCGTGTAAGCTCACACGCTATTGGTTTTCCCATCGAGAGGCCTATGCAGTCCACTTTCCGACGCTCGACCCTGGCAGCGCTTCGCGGTTTTGCCTTGCCGAGTGATGCTATCTCCATTGTTTCTTCCGCGGCCGATTATCGGCGCTGTCTGCTGGAGAAGATTGCTTCGGCCACGCGCCGTATTTACATCACTGCGTTGTACCTGCAACAGGATGAGGCAGGCCAGGAGGTGCTCGATGCCCTGTATGCCGCCAAAGCAGCTCGGCCAGAGCTGGATGTGGCGGTGCTGGTGGACTGGTTTCGTGCGCAGCGGGGCCTGATCGGGGCCGGACGGCAGCCGGGCAATTCGACCTGGTATCAGGCGCAAAACCTCGAATATGACGAAGAAGTGCCGATCTATGGTGTGCCCGTGCAGACCCGCGAGCTGTTCGGCGTATTGCACCTCAAGGGCAGCGTGGTCGATGACTGCGTGCTTTACACTGGCGCGAGCATCAACAATGTCTATCTGCACAAACTCGATAAGTACCGCCTAGACCGTTATCACCTGATCGAAAGCGCACCGCTGGCCGACTCGTTTGTGAATCTGGTGCAGCAGGAAATTCTGCCGTCGCCAGCAGTGCATCGTCTGGACCTGCAATCGCCACCGAGTTCGCGCAGCCTGCGTAGCGAGATTCGCGCGTTTCGCGGTGATCTGAAGCGCGCTGCCTATGACACCTCGGTGGGCGACAAGGAAAACGGCGCGTTGCGAGTGATCCCGTTGCTGGGCGTCGGCCCACGCAACAAGCTCAATCGCGTTATCTGCGACCTGATCGCTTCCAGCAAGATTCAACTGACCATCTGCACGCCGTATTTCAACCTGCCAGTGGCCGTGACTCGCGAGATCAACAGGGCACTGAAGCGTGGGGTACAGGTCGACATCATCATTGGCGACAAAACCGCCAACGACTTTTTCATCGACCCGGACGAGCCGTTCAAGGTGATCTCGGCCCTGCCCTATCTGTATGAGATCAGCCTGCGACGCTTTGCGCAAAAACACCAAAAGGCGATCGCCCAGCAGCGCCTGAACGTGCATTTGTGGAAGCACGGCGATAACACCTTCCACCTCAAGGGTATCTGGGCTGATCAGCGCTATACCTTGCTGACCGGCAACAACCTGAACCCGCGCGCGTTCAATCTTGACCTGGAAAACGGTCTGCTAGTCGATGACCCGCAGGGCCAGTGGACTGATCCCCGCGAGGCAGAGATCGCGCATTTGATGCGCAACACCCAGCGCGTCAACCAGTACGATGAACTCGACACTCTGGCCAACTATCCCGAAGGCGTGCGCAAGTTCCTGCGCAGGGTCAGTCGGGTCAGGGTCGAACGCCTGCTGTACCGGATTCTATAGGCGTTCACTTCAGCGGGTGCCCAGCTCTTCTTCAGACCTGAGCGCCCGCTGACGGCACTGTTCACCAACCCGCCCTCAAGGCTGTTTGGCACCCAACTGCTTCCACATCTTTTGCGTGATTTTTCGGCGGTTGCTGTAGCCCGCCCAAGGGTCATCCTTGAGCGTGCTTAAACGCTGCTCAAGCGTGGTGATGTCCCACTGCGCCGACGACGTCAGACCCGCCAGCTCATCCAGTGCAATCGGCACCGAGACCGGTAAACCCGGCCGGGCGCGTACCGAATAGGCGGTGACTGTACTGCCGCCGCGACTGTTGCGCAGGTAATCGACAAAGATCTTCCCGACCCGGTTTTTCGGCCCCATGGTGGCCGTAAAGCGCTCGGGCAGTTGCCGACTGACAAACTCGGCAAT contains:
- the pssA gene encoding CDP-diacylglycerol--serine O-phosphatidyltransferase, yielding MQSTFRRSTLAALRGFALPSDAISIVSSAADYRRCLLEKIASATRRIYITALYLQQDEAGQEVLDALYAAKAARPELDVAVLVDWFRAQRGLIGAGRQPGNSTWYQAQNLEYDEEVPIYGVPVQTRELFGVLHLKGSVVDDCVLYTGASINNVYLHKLDKYRLDRYHLIESAPLADSFVNLVQQEILPSPAVHRLDLQSPPSSRSLRSEIRAFRGDLKRAAYDTSVGDKENGALRVIPLLGVGPRNKLNRVICDLIASSKIQLTICTPYFNLPVAVTREINRALKRGVQVDIIIGDKTANDFFIDPDEPFKVISALPYLYEISLRRFAQKHQKAIAQQRLNVHLWKHGDNTFHLKGIWADQRYTLLTGNNLNPRAFNLDLENGLLVDDPQGQWTDPREAEIAHLMRNTQRVNQYDELDTLANYPEGVRKFLRRVSRVRVERLLYRIL
- a CDS encoding TonB-dependent receptor; translation: MHTPSFPMRLTLLAFCCSIGSPAWAATAAASQQDGPMVLGETDISADKADPHALPPVYAGGQVARGGQLGVLGNADIMDVPFTMTSYTEQLIEDQQAEDVGDVLFNDSSVRQSSGYANASKVFVIRGFKLTTDDISYNGLYGVLPRQLISTDALERVEVFKGPNAFINGVTPTGSGIGGGVNLQPKRAQDTPTRRFSTDISSDGRVGEHLDLGQRFGEDNRFGARLNLSQREGETGVEDEEHRSKLFALGLDYRGDNFRISGDFAYQKQRINQSRNTVFVDSALTSVPHAPDSDTNYAPNWTWTETEDTFGMSRAEYDLNEDWTLYAAVGAKHTREVGVYGSPTVHDAAGNTTAAPSFIPHGEDNKTAMAGINGKLQTGAVSHKVNFGLSGIWTEQRSAYLFGGTSSNNLYDPVSQERPALDSFTAGDLNDPGIVGKSRMRSVAFSDTLGFFDDRLLLTAGLRRQQLRVQGYQYGSGPRNALYDEAITTPVYGVVFKPWQHVSFYANRIEGLAQGPTAPDTVTVNPGEVFPPSRSKQLEAGVKLDMGTFGASLGVYRIEQPADGYQVLEGTDSRYVRDGQQRNRGVEMNVFGEPVSGLRLLAGLTLMDTEVSGTSGGSNDGNRAIGVPTFQFNAGADWDVPGIAGAAVSARMLRTGGQYVDAANELSIPTWNRFDLGARYTFNVAQKDVTLRANVENLMNKDYWASANGGYLTQGEPRTLKLSGTIDF
- a CDS encoding glycerophosphodiester phosphodiesterase; amino-acid sequence: MQGFSTTLLKRTLLAAAVMSSLMLSSGMASAAEAPGKLLSEKYGLPWPAVIAHRGASFDAPEETIPAYTVARDLGADYLEMDIQRTRDGVLIALHDDVLERTTNIAQVFPTRVKDPVSSFTLAELKQLDAGSWFNKAYPDRARASYAGLQILTLDEVIDIAEGGANKPGLYIETKVPNKFPGVEADLKKALAKRGWLTERPAAAAGHVNVAHMPGRVVLQTFEKQSLELLQKEMPNVPKVMLLWIGEGSIEPKSSVAFKDSGFKDKASYYGAQEVKSPEEFAQWIDWAKAHGAIGTGPSSKLAQGGDQSYMDLVKPWMNNLTHEKGMVIHPYTVDDEADFKRISKDGADGFFTNRTAELLKFYGRPAKESIDAILKRNGY